In the genome of Anaerolineae bacterium, the window GGGCGATATCCACCCAGTTGTCGGCCCCGCAGATGGTGGCACAAAGGGTGATGGCCACGATATCCACTAGCTTGTGCCAGCGGGTGCGCTCCACCCGAGGATCGGTCAGCTCCGAGAAGTGCTCCACTAGACTCGCTCCAGCCATGACAGCCCCCTCTCCCTACATCGCTGCTCCCCACCTCCTGCAGGTTCCTTGCCTACACTAACCACTTAGATGCAATCGCCCTACCTTGCCTCCCCGGCTTGACGGCACGAGCGATTGCCGATATTATACTGGTCCGATAGGAATTAGCGGCCTTTTCCCGTGGAGGCCGCCAGGAGGCCACTGATGCAGGCTACCGAACAACTGAAGACCGAGCACAATGCCATCAAGTTAATGCTTCGAGTGTTGGACGCTGTTGCCGATCGGCTGGAGCGGGGGGACTCGGTAGACGCGGCCGATGTCAACGCCATCGTCGAGTTCATCCGCGTGTTCGCCGACCGTTGCCACCACGGCAAGGAGGAGGATCACCTCTTCCCCGCCCTCGAGCGGGCAGGTCTGCCCCGCGACGGTGGCCCCGTAGGGGTGATGTTAGCCGAGCACGACCTGGGTCGGGAGTTCGTCCGGGGACTGGCCGAAGGTGCCTCCCGCCTGAGTGACGGCAGTTCCGAGGCCGCGGCTCAGGTGGTCCGCAATGCACGCGGCTACGCCGATCTTCTGCGTCAGCACATAGACAAGGAAGACAACATCCTCTATGAGATCGCCGACTTTCACCTGGATGCCCGAGAGGATGCGCGCCTGGTGGAGGAGTTCGAGCGAGTGGAACGGGAGCGGGTGGGGCCGGGCAGGCACGAGGAGTTCCATCAGCTGCTGCACGACCTGCGAGATCGCTATCTGAGTTGAGGTCGTCCTGCCTGGGCTCGAGGGTTGTCTCCGAACAGGGTTGACCCTCGAGCCCTTTGCTGGGTGGCCCGAGGGGCGGAGTGTGTTGCCGGTGCCCTCTGTAGAGGAGGGAGTGCCAGCCGACGCCCGCCGCGGTGGGCCACCGCGCTTGAGGGAGCTGCCTGCCGTCCGGTATGATAGCAGCACGGCAGTGCAGGCCGCCGGGACTAGATGGTGCCCTGGCGCTTCTGGAGGCGTTTTCATGAAGGAGTTAGTGATCGTGGGAGGAGGGCCGGCCGGCATGGCGGCTGGCATCTACATCGGCCGGTACCGCCGGGATGCGGTGTTGCTCACCGAGGAGTTGGGCGGGCAGCTGGCTCTCATCACCGAGCTGGACAACTATCCTGGCTTCCCTCAGGGCACCAGTGGCCCCACCCTGGCGGCGCTCATGCAGCAGCAGGTGGAGCGCTTCGGCATGGAGTTCCGCTTCGATCGGGTCCTCAGTGTGGACTTCTCCCGCCAGCCGCTCACCTTGTTCACCGAGGCGGGCAAGGTGGAGACGCGGGCGGTGATCCTGGCCACCGGCACGGCTCCGCGCAAGCTCGAGGTGCCGGGGGAGGACAGGTTCCTGGGGCAGGGCATCTCCTACTGCGCCACGTGCGATGGCTTCTTCTATCGCGGCAAGGAGGTGGCCGTCGTTGGCGGTGGCAACTACGCTGTCGAGGAGGCTCTGGCTCTAACCCGGTTTGCCACCCACATCACCATCATCCCGGAACGGGAGGCCCTGTGGGCAGTGCCCGAACTCCAGGAGCGAGTGGCACAGCGTCAAGACGTGACAGTGCTCGCCAACGCCGAGGTCACCGAGGTGCTGGGCAACCAGACGGTCGCCGGCATCAGAGTCCGAGACCGGACCACCGGAGCCACGCGCGATGTGCCGGTGGAAGGCGTATTCGTGTACCGCGGCCGGTCCCCCAACAGCGGCTTCGTGGCGGACTGGCTGGAGCGGGACGAGCGCGGATACATCGTAGCCGAGGAGTCAGGCGCTACCGCCGTCCCCGGGGTCTTCGTAGCGGGATCGGTCCGTCGGGGGACGCCAGGCCAAGTGGCGACATGTGTGGGGTCTGGGGCCACGGCCGCGCTCACGGCAGAGAGGTTCGTCGCCCAGTAGGGGCTCTGACATAGGCCACGGCGTGGAGGACGCCCCTCTGGAGCATGAGCTCACGACCGCGGCGAGCGGTAGCTCCGGGCTGAACCTCGGAGCCGGGCCGCGGCAGAGCTTGGGCCTTTGGCCGGCTCAGGGCTGATTCGGCGTAGGTTGGGAGCGGGCCTCAGTCCCGGCCGTCACCGTTACCGATCACGGTGAGGGCGCCCAGCGAGAGCCTTGCTTGCCTGCAGCTCTCTTTGTGTATCCCCATGGCCAGATGTAAGATCATTACATCACATGCTCGGAGGCACCCGTGGCCGCGATGCATCGCTTGCAGGTGTGCCTGCCGCATGACCTACACCGATTTCTGATCCGAAAGGCCGAGCGCGACGGTGTCAGCGTGGCGGAGGTCATCCGGAGGCTGGTGATCCACGAGGCAGATGAGACCCCTGCGGCAGATGCTGCCGAATACGTACTGGATATGGTAGGCATGTGCTCCGGCCCGGAGCCCCTGCGCGACGATGTCCCCGTCAGCGAGTGCCCGGAGCTGTACCTGGCCGCTGCCGTATGGGACTCCCGCGACTAGCCGGGCGCTCCGAGGACCCCAGTGGCTCGCCTTCTACTCGACACCTCCGCCATCTACGCCACTGTGGTCCGTCAGGACCGGAACCACGAGGCTGCGGCACGCCTCTTCCGCGAGCAGGTCCAGAGCGGTAGGGGCTTCGTTATCCTGGACCTTGTGTTTGCCGAATCCCTCACTCTGATGAAGGCGCGCTGGGGTGCGCAGGCTGCAGTCCGTGCAGGTAAGAGGCTGCGCGAGCCCACGGTGTTCCAGTGGCGGTCCCTTTCACCCGTACGCGAGCAGCAGACCTGGCGCACGTTCGAGCGATACCAGGGCGAGGACTGGTCATACACAGACTGCGCTGTACTGGCTCTGGCTCGACAGCTGGGCCACTCAGAAGTGTCTACCTTCGATAGGCACTTCGGTCAGGTGCCTGGCGTCATTCCCGTTCCAGGGCTTCAGTGGGGACCTGTCGTCCAGCCATTGGTAGGCCCCCTGGGGTCTCCTTAGGCCCCGACGGTCACCGTCAGCGTCTGTCCCTTCTGCAGAAGGGTCCTCTCCGGCAGGTGCACTACCAGCCGACCCTGCTCCACGGACGCCTTCACCGGCAGGCTGTGGCCTGCGAGCGTCGCCTCTACCGCCTTGGCCGACGTCACGCTGCCCAACACCAGCCGCTCCAGAGGCAGGGAGCCGTAGTCCACTCGTAGGGATGCCGTGCCGCTTCCCTCCTCGATCTGCTGCTCGTACGTCCCCCAGGCGCCGTCCACCGACCAGAAGGAGCGCCAGTCCTCCGGGCGCAGGCGGGGGGTGAACCCCAGGCTCCGATGGGGCATGTCGAAGTGGAAGCCCGACAGCGCCGTGAGCACCGACCACGAGGCCAGCGAGCGGGCGTAGTGGCTGCCGCATTCGAACTCGTTCCAGGGGTTGCGGCGCACCCCGTCGTGGCGCTCCCGCAGCCCACGCACTATGGCCAGCCCCTCTTCCACGAAGCCTTCGTAGATGAGGTGAGAGGCCACTTGGTACTCGATGCCGCACCAGACCTCGTCCGAGTAGGGGAAGGGTATCTCCGGCCGCCCGCCCCGGGGCCAGGTACAGAGCAGCAGCCCCTTCTCGTCGTTGAGGGCGTAGATGCGCTGGGGGTTGGGGTGCTCCCACAGCTCCGTCCGCCAGTTGTGCCGGAATATGGACTGCAGTGCGGAGCGCACGTGCTCGTGGTCCAGTAGCAGCCCCAGCCCCACGATCTCCGCCAGCCACTGGCCGATCACCTGATCGGCCAGGCAGCCCTCGCCGTACTGGTACTTGGGGGTGCGCTCCCAGTCGGGCTTTTGCACGTACCACTCGCCGTTGAACAGCTCCGAGTCCATCCGTCGCCGGCCGCTCTCGAACATGCGTCGGTACTCCGCGGCGTCGTCGGCACTGGCTCCGGGGGCGCCGGTGGTGGCCAGGTGGCGGGACATCTCCTCGGCGGCGCGCAAGGCGCCCAGGTAGAAGGAGCCGATCATGGAGTTGGGGCCGGAGAACTCGATGTCGTAGGTGTTGTGCTGGATGCCCTCGATCACCCCGTCCCGGTCGGCGTCCCATTGTTGCCAGGCGTACTCCAGCGCCTTCCTCGCCCTGGGCCACCACTTTCCCAGCCACTCGTCGTCGCCGGAGAGCTTCCAGTCGCGGTACAGCTTGAGCAGGCCGCCCAACTGGCCGTCGGCGGCGGCGTGGAACTGCCAGGGGGGGCTTCCCAGGGGTAGCTGGAGCCGGAAGCCCATGTGGCCGCCGTCGGTCATGTTGTAGGTGTAGTCCGCCTCGCGCAGGGAGCGCTCCAGCGAAGGGAACAAGAAGGCGACCGTCTGGGCGTAGTTCCAGACGTGGGTGCAGGAGCCTTCGCAGCAGCCGGCGTCCGAGTGGCAGCCCTCGAAGCCGTAGAACGTTCCATCCGGCAGCCGCAGGACAGTGGGGCTGTGGAGGATGCTTGCCTGGCTGGATAGGGCGTCCAGCACGTAGGGCGGTAGCTTGGAGGAGAAGAGCACGTCGTGGAAGAGCTTAGTCTGGCCGCAGAGCCGGTCCTCGTGCTGGGCGAAGTAGCGGGCCACGTCCAGGGCGTCGCTCCACTGAGTGGCGTAGTAGTTGCGCCACACGGGCCTGTCGCCCTCGCACGGGCAGTCATTCTGGCGGCCACCCCAGTACTTGACGAAGTTGGGGAAGTGCCAGGAGATGAAGAAGGGCAGGACGACCTTTTGTCCCGGGTTCAGGTGCGCCCGCAGACCCAGAGAGCCCACGTCGCTGTGGCCTTCCTCGGAGGGCGGATACTCCCGCTCGGGGACGGAGCCGTCGGCCGAGAAGTGGTCCCAGAAGTCGTGCATGGCATCGAACCAGCCCGCCCGCAGGGAGGCCTTCTGGTGGAAGACGTCGGCCCAGGTGGTGGTGAGGGCCATGGAGCCGAACTGAGGGTGATTGCGCGGATACTTCCCCGAGGTCAGGTAGATCCCCCGGACCGAGTCCTCTTCCACGTAGGAGTTGACGTTGCCTCCCAGGTGCTCGCCCACGAAGGGGCCCGACCCCGGGTAGCCCACGGCGTTGAAGAGGCTGCCCAGCAGGCTGACCTCGACCGGCGTCCTCGTGGTGTTGGTCAGGTGGAAGTAGAGGACGGCGATGGGTAGGCCCGACTCATCGGGGTTCATGGGGATGAAGGGGCTGAAGGCTTCCAGCCTCACTTGCACCGGCAGCTTGGGATCCTCGAACTCCACCCAGGCCAGGGGGAATTCGCCCCGCAGGGCGGCCGCCCACATGTGGGGCAGGCCGGAGCCGTCCTCCCGGGTGACTCCGAAGCCGAAGCCGCGGTAGCCTCCGCCGCCCCGGCCGGAGTAGGGCGGGCTGGGCGGTCCCTGCACCACCCGGGTGACTGGCTCCTCGCCCTGGGCCCGGGCCCAGATGCTGAAGAAGGAGTAGGGCAGGATGGTGCCCTTGTTGGGCCGGTTGAAGATCTCCCAGTCCACCAGGGACCCGCGGGCGGTGAGGGAGATGCAGCCGGTGCCGATACCGCCCAGAGGGAAGGCGGCCTCGGTGGCGGTGTAGCCGTCGTGAGTGGGCTGGGGGCCCAGGGCCAGGAGTTCGTCGCTGGAGTAGGCGTCCGAGTGCTCGATCATGGTGGTACCTCCGTGGTCGGTGGTGGAGGCGCGGCTGGGGGGATTGAACACGGGGTGGGGCCGGCTGTCAATCGGGGCGCGCCAGTGTCCTTGCAGCGTGTATAATGTGACGGAGGGAAACACGTAACAGCTGAGATCAGAGTCGAAGCGGAGTCGGTGATGACGGGTCAGATTGACATTCCTTGGGGAGAGCTTCCGGCGCTCTGTCGCAAATGGCGGGTCCGGGAGCTGTCGCTGTTCGGATCCGCTCTGCGGGAGGACTTCTCGCCAGAGAGCGATGTGGATGTGCTGGTCAGCTTCGATCCCGGTGCGCCTTGGGACCTGTGGGACCTAATCGAGATGCAGGGGGATCTAGAGCGGCTCTTCGCCCGGCCTGTGGATCTAGTGGAGCGCGAGGTCCTGCGGAATCCGTGGCGCCGGGAGGAGATCCTGCGGACAAGGCGGGTGCTACTGGGGAGTTGGGCTGGGAACGCGGCGTAAGCCAGGTGAACTGCGCTGGAGAACTCGCCCAGTCCACGGTTCGAAGGCCAAGCTGCACGCTAGGCCAACCCGGAGTGATGGTCAATGCAGAACCGTCCTGATGCTGATACTGGTCCAAGTGGTCCGGGGCTGCCACAGCTTTCGCCCCAGCAACGGCTGCTGCTGGAGCGCCTCAACGGACTCAACCATGATCTCGGCGTCATGTACTACGGCGCCCTCCTTGTCTGGCTGCGACCGGACAACCCTGACCATTTGGCACTTGCCGCGCACGGCATTCGCGAGCTAGTGGAGAAGATGCCTAGATTCCTCAACGTCGCAGTGCAGGCCCAGGGTGAGACCATGAAGAACAAGGTCTTCGGGCTTTACGACTGCTGGCAGCAGACCCTTAAGGTGAGTAAGTGCTAC includes:
- a CDS encoding transposase family protein — protein: MAGASLVEHFSELTDPRVERTRWHKLVDIVAITLCATICGADNWVDIA
- a CDS encoding hemerythrin, which produces MQATEQLKTEHNAIKLMLRVLDAVADRLERGDSVDAADVNAIVEFIRVFADRCHHGKEEDHLFPALERAGLPRDGGPVGVMLAEHDLGREFVRGLAEGASRLSDGSSEAAAQVVRNARGYADLLRQHIDKEDNILYEIADFHLDAREDARLVEEFERVERERVGPGRHEEFHQLLHDLRDRYLS
- a CDS encoding FAD-dependent oxidoreductase codes for the protein MKELVIVGGGPAGMAAGIYIGRYRRDAVLLTEELGGQLALITELDNYPGFPQGTSGPTLAALMQQQVERFGMEFRFDRVLSVDFSRQPLTLFTEAGKVETRAVILATGTAPRKLEVPGEDRFLGQGISYCATCDGFFYRGKEVAVVGGGNYAVEEALALTRFATHITIIPEREALWAVPELQERVAQRQDVTVLANAEVTEVLGNQTVAGIRVRDRTTGATRDVPVEGVFVYRGRSPNSGFVADWLERDERGYIVAEESGATAVPGVFVAGSVRRGTPGQVATCVGSGATAALTAERFVAQ
- a CDS encoding type II toxin-antitoxin system VapC family toxin codes for the protein MARLLLDTSAIYATVVRQDRNHEAAARLFREQVQSGRGFVILDLVFAESLTLMKARWGAQAAVRAGKRLREPTVFQWRSLSPVREQQTWRTFERYQGEDWSYTDCAVLALARQLGHSEVSTFDRHFGQVPGVIPVPGLQWGPVVQPLVGPLGSP
- a CDS encoding DNA polymerase subunit beta yields the protein MTGQIDIPWGELPALCRKWRVRELSLFGSALREDFSPESDVDVLVSFDPGAPWDLWDLIEMQGDLERLFARPVDLVEREVLRNPWRREEILRTRRVLLGSWAGNAA